One Anolis carolinensis isolate JA03-04 chromosome 4, rAnoCar3.1.pri, whole genome shotgun sequence DNA window includes the following coding sequences:
- the btg2 gene encoding protein BTG2: MSQTQRWNGSCVASCSRADMVPEIAAAVGFVSSLLRTRGCVSEQQLQVFSGALEAALTEHYKHHWFPEKPFKGSGYRCIRINHKMDPIISKAACQIGLSLQQLYQLLPSELTLWVDPYEVSYRIGEDGSICVLYEASAAPVSSYGMLTCKNQMMLGRTSPPKSYMMTVSS; this comes from the exons ATGAGCCAAACCCAGCGCTGGAATGGGAGCTGCGTGGCCAGCTGCAGCCGGGCGGACATGGTGCCCGAGATCGCCGCCGCCGTGGGCTTCGTGTCCAGCCTGCTCCGGACCCGCGGCTGCGTGAGCGAGCAGCAGCTCCAGGTCTTCAGCGGGGCTCTGGAAGCGGCGCTCACAG AACATTACAAACATCACTGGTTCCCTGAAAAACCCTTCAAAGGCTCTGGCTACCGCTGCATCCGTATCAACCACAAAATGGATCCCATCATCAGCAAGGCAGCCTGCCAGATTGGACTCAGCCTCCAGCAGCTCTATCAACTCCTGCCCAGTGAACTCACCTTGTGGGTGGACCCTTATGAGGTATCCTACCGCATTGGTGAGGACGGATCCATCTGTGTCCTCTATGAAGCGTCTGCGGCACCTGTGAGCTCCTATGGGATGCTCACCTGCAAAAACCAGATGATGCTGGGGCGCACCAGCCCTCCCAAAAGCTACATGATGACAGTTTCCAGCTAA